A single genomic interval of Helianthus annuus cultivar XRQ/B chromosome 13, HanXRQr2.0-SUNRISE, whole genome shotgun sequence harbors:
- the LOC110898543 gene encoding EIN3-binding F-box protein 1 has translation MQKLASYSGEGDFSLGKSMFQNPIESGIFSSLGHHAEVYALPCKRSRVNAPFVFNEEVYKKQKTTIEVLPDECLFEIFRCLDGNQERSSCASVSKRWLMLLSTIRKDEISQTSENKSTHEDLENINGHLSRSLEGRKATDIRLAAIAVGTAGRGGLGKLSIRGNNVARGVTNFGLKAVARGCSSLTGLSLWNLSSVSDEGLIEIANECHHLEKLDLCKISGISNQALVAIANNCPNLTELSIESCSNIGNESLQAIGQNCHNLKSVSLKNCPLVGDQGIATLMSSTSCSLTKLKLQALNVSDMSLAVIGHYGIAVTDLALTSLSKVTEKGFWVMGHGQGLQKLRSLTVASCLGLTDIGVEAVGKGCPNLKQFSLRKCAFLSDNGLFSFAKSSISLESLLLEECHRVTQCGILSMLVNHDTKLKSLTLKNCLGFKDLSFKIPSSRCNTLKTLSVHNCPGFGNGSLMSFGQLCPELQHVELTGLHGITDSGFTPLINCCEAGLVKVNISGCINVTDNVVCEMSKVHGGTLESLNLNGCRSVTDASMVAVASNCLLLNELDVSECGITDFGISALARAVQLNLNVLSVSGCRLVTDKSLPFLLKIGGSLVGLNIQHCHGISNSSVGLLVDRLGNCDILS, from the exons ATGCAGAAGCTCGCCAGTTACAGTG GGGAGGGTGATTTTTCTCTTGGGAAATCAATGTTCCAAAACCCGATCGAATCGGGTATTTTCTCATCTCTTGGACATCACGCGGAGGTGTATGCTTTACCTTGTAAGAGATCGAGAGTCAATGCACCATTTGTATTCAATGAGGAAGTTTATAAGAAACAAAAAACCACCATTGAAGTGCTTCCCGATGAATGCTTGTTCGAGATTTTCAGGTGCCTTGACGGAAACCAAGAAAGAAGCTCTTGCGCTTCTGTTTCAAAGCGTTGGCTCATGCTTTTAAGCACAATCCGCAAGGATGAAATTAGTCAAACTTCAGAGAATAAGTCAACCCATGAAGATCTCGAAAACATCAACGGGCACCTCTCGAGATCTCTCGAAGGAAGAAAAGCTACGGATATCCGACTTGCAGCGATTGCGGTCGGAACCGCTGGTCGCGGTGGGCTCGGGAAACTTTCGATTCGTGGAAACAACGTAGCGCGTGGCGTCACGAACTTCGGGCTAAAAGCTGTTGCTCGTGGGTGTTCATCTCTTACGGGTCTTTCTCTATGGAATCTATCATCTGTTTCCGATGAAGGACTTATCGAAATCGCTAACGAGTGTCATCACTTGGAAAAACTCGATCTTTGTAAAATCTCGGGAATCTCCAACCAAGCTTTAGTAGCAATCGCAAACAACTGCCCGAACCTCACCGAGCTTTCAATAGAATCCTGTTCGAACATCGGTAACGAAAGTCTTCAAGCGATCGGTCAAAACTGCCATAACTTGAAGTCGGTATCGTTAAAGAACTGCCCGTTAGTTGGAGATCAAGGAATTGCAACGTTAATGTCATCAACAAGTTGTTCGTTAACAAAACTAAAGCTACAAGCTCTAAATGTTAGTGACATGTCACTTGCTGTTATCGGGCACTATGGGATTGCGGTTACCGACTTAGCTTTGACCAGTCTTTCAAAGGTAACCGAAAAGGGGTTCTGGGTTATGGGCCACGGTCAAGGGTTGCAGAAGCTGAGGTCGTTAACCGTTGCATCGTGTTTGGGTCTGACCGATATCGGGGTCGAAGCAGTCGGCAAAGGCTGCCCGAATCTGAAACAGTTTTCCCTTCGTAAATGTGCTTTCTTATCCGATAACGGATTATTTTCGTTTGCTAAATCTTCAATTTCACTCGAGAGCCTGCTTCTAGAAGAATGCCATCGGGTCACACAATGCGGTATCTTATCCATGCTCGTAAACCATGACACCAAGTTGAAAAGTCTAACTTTAAAAAACTGTCTCGGTTTTAAGGATTTGAGTTTCAAAATCCCGTCATCTCGCTGCAATACCCTCAAGACTTTATCGGTTCATAACTGCCCGGGATTcgggaacggtagtttgatgtcgTTCGGGCAGCTTTGCCCTGAACTTCAACACGTCGAGTTAACCGGGCTGCACGGAATTACAGACAGCGGGTTTACTCCACTCATCAACTGCTGCGAAGCTGGTCTAGTCAAAGTCAACATCAGCGGATGCATCAATGTAACCGATAACGTGGTTTGTGAAATGTCTAAAGTGCATGGCGGGACACTCGAGTCTCTAAATCTTAACGGTTGCAGGTCCGTTACTGACGCAAGCATGGTTGCAGTTGCATCCAACTGCTTATTGCTAAACGAACTCGATGTTTCCGAATGCGGAATCACCGATTTCGGTATTTCAGCATTGGCCCGCGCGGTACAGTTGAATCTCAACGTTCTTTCGGTATCGGGCTGTCGTCTCGTAACAGACAAGAGCTTACCGTTTCTGTTGAAAATCGGCGGGTCACTTGTCGGTTTGAATATCCAGCATTGTCACGGGATCAGCAATTCGTCAGTCGGTCTTCTAGTCGACCGCCTCGGGAATTGCGATATTCTTTCCTAA